AACTACCTGGAACAAAGGGGCCGACGGTGGAGGTACAAGGAACCGGCACATTGCCGCCTAAAGCATTGCTGACATACGCCAGCGACCGCGGGTCATAAGGCATTCCTAGGTGAGCGGCAAGATCCCCTGGGCATCCTTCTTGAAGCACAATGTTGCGATAGTCACCGGAATTGTATTGGGAGTTACCCAACGGGGTGGCGGCCTCATCCATCAGGCTAGAGATGGCAACATAATGCACCCCTTTTGCCTCGATCCCGCCATCTTTCAAACGCATCATGAAGTCAGAGCCTTCAAGAAGATCATTCCCGATGGGGCCAAGGATTCCATCGACAGCTGTAGTAATGGGAACCCCTGCTTCTACCAGTTCTTTGTGGAGATTAGACAGACCAAAGAGTGACGTCCCGCGGAGGACTCCGGCAATAGAGACAACAGTTCCCACAGCCTCACTGCCGTGTTCTTTAGCGTAGGCAGTTGCCAAAGTACCGCCTTGGGACCATCCCACTAGGTCCACTTTCTGGGCGCCAGTATGTTGCCGAATCAGATCAATTTGTTGGCTGACTTCAGCCAAGTTGTGGTCAAGGGAATCCATGCCGCTAAAACCAGGCAGAAGGCCAATAGCTGAGCTACCTTGTCCATCGAGGTGGTTATAAGCACCGTAGTTCAGGGCATAGACGCAGCGACCTTGGGCTTTGAGTATGGGTGCAATAGCCGACCACGATTCATAGGCATTAGAGGCCATACCGTGGAGCAGGACAACGGGGTTTTGTCCGGGTGCCGGGGTACACTCCTCGTTTGCGCCTGAGGGGCTGGGATTTATGGTCCCGGTACCGGCCAGTTTTGCTGCGGTGAGGTTGTCTTTTGCGGGGAGTTGGACTCCCATTCCGGTCCAGGGGGTGACTTCGCCAGCGACGGCTTGACCAGCGGAACAACTGATTCCTAGCCCCAGGCTAAGAGCAGAAATTCCAGCTAGAATAAAGCGGCGAAGAGCACGGGAAGTCCGCCGCCCTAATGTGAGTGAGCTCATGATAAGCCCTTTCAGTGATGTACTACGAATTTTGGGGTTCGCCTGAATCTTAATGGCACGTAACCAAAGGAAGATGTGGGTGAACCCGCATTATCCAGGGACTTTGTTAAAGAAAAGGAGTCATTTAGCCCTTCATGGGGGTAAAGTGTGGCGAAATACTTGTAATTTCTATAGACCGACAGTCCCCTTTGACTACCAGGCACACCCCCAGGGTGACTGCATAGTCCCAGAAACTCTATTGGGGCTTTCTCGGAAATGAGGACTGCTAGTGATGAGGTCAGCACCTATCCGGGGTTGCATGCAACATGCTATTCTTTGACGTGATTTAGGACACTAGGTAAACCTCTTCCTGCTCAAAAATTACCCAAGGAGCAATAATGAGTCATCTCCGAGCAGAATCACCAAGTGAAGAGCGTCGTCGCTTACGCAGAGTGATGAGTGCGACGGTTATCGGAACAACAGTCGAGTGGTATGACTTTTACCTTTATGCCACGATGTCCTCGATTGTTTTCGCGAAGGTCTTTTTCCACTCTGGCAATACCGAATCAGACACACTCAAGGCTTTCGCCACCTTCTCAGTGGGGTTCATCGCTCGTCCCGTAGGCGGAATTCTCTTTGGTCATCTGGGAGATCTGATCGGTCGCAAACGCGTACTTGTCACCACCTTCATTTTGATGGGAATATCCACCGCAGCAATCGGATTATTACCCACAGCTGATACTGCGGGAATGCTTGCACCGGTGCTCCTAGTCCTATTAAGAATTCTTCAAGGAATGGGAGCTGGGGCTGAATATGCTTCTGCAGCCGTCAACGCCTACGAACATGCTCGCGAAGAGCGACGAGGTCGTCAAGGAGCCTGGCCAGCTCTAGGACTGAACCTCGGCCTGGTGCTGTCATCTGCGACGATCTTTCTCCTGACTCTCCATGGTGATGACTTTCTTCTCAATGGTGGATGGCGAATTCCATTTATCTTCTCTCTGGTACTTGTCGCCATAGGGATGTGGGTGCGCAGCACCCTGCCAGAGTCCCCGGAATATCAGCAAGATGTCGATGTCTCCGAACCCAAGCTGAGCCTACTAGAAGTCCTCCGAACACACTGGAGCGGACTCGGGGTGGTTTTCATTGTGGCTGTTGGATATAACGCTCTCAGCTATATCTTTAAGACCTTCTCAGTTGCCTACCTGACTGAGTATCAACACAT
This genomic interval from Corynebacterium poyangense contains the following:
- a CDS encoding esterase/lipase family protein; amino-acid sequence: MSSLTLGRRTSRALRRFILAGISALSLGLGISCSAGQAVAGEVTPWTGMGVQLPAKDNLTAAKLAGTGTINPSPSGANEECTPAPGQNPVVLLHGMASNAYESWSAIAPILKAQGRCVYALNYGAYNHLDGQGSSAIGLLPGFSGMDSLDHNLAEVSQQIDLIRQHTGAQKVDLVGWSQGGTLATAYAKEHGSEAVGTVVSIAGVLRGTSLFGLSNLHKELVEAGVPITTAVDGILGPIGNDLLEGSDFMMRLKDGGIEAKGVHYVAISSLMDEAATPLGNSQYNSGDYRNIVLQEGCPGDLAAHLGMPYDPRSLAYVSNALGGNVPVPCTSTVGPFVPGSSL
- a CDS encoding MFS transporter; this encodes MSHLRAESPSEERRRLRRVMSATVIGTTVEWYDFYLYATMSSIVFAKVFFHSGNTESDTLKAFATFSVGFIARPVGGILFGHLGDLIGRKRVLVTTFILMGISTAAIGLLPTADTAGMLAPVLLVLLRILQGMGAGAEYASAAVNAYEHAREERRGRQGAWPALGLNLGLVLSSATIFLLTLHGDDFLLNGGWRIPFIFSLVLVAIGMWVRSTLPESPEYQQDVDVSEPKLSLLEVLRTHWSGLGVVFIVAVGYNALSYIFKTFSVAYLTEYQHISANTTSGAIMVAGLIAIITVPLCGELCDRFGSRTVIGLGGGLSIFFSAVFLWLLGMGQPWAAYLAIGAGTGILAPMMFAAQGSFLSHQFPTSARSTGVGTAREIGTAVAGGLAPLGALSLVAKSATHSTFGVGIVLAISGVAVALGAALDRGKN